From Fusobacteriaceae bacterium, a single genomic window includes:
- the dnaK gene encoding molecular chaperone DnaK produces MSKIIGIDLGTTNSCVAIMEGGNVTIIPNAEGARTTPSVVNIKENGEIVVGEIAKRQAITNPTSTVSSIKTHMGSDYKVKIYGKDYTPQEISSMTLKKLKKDAEAYLGEEVKEAVITVPAYFTDSQRQATKDAGTIAGLDVKRIINEPTAAALAYGLEKKKDEKVLVFDLGGGTFDVSVLEISAGLIEVISTAGNNHLGGDDFDNEVIKWMVAEFKKDYGIDLSNDKMAYQRLKDASEKAKKELSSMLETTISLPFITMDANGPKHLEMKLTRAKFDDLTKHLVEATHEPTKTALKDAGLSPNQIDEVLLVGGSTRMPSVQEWVESFFGKVPNKSINPDEVVAAGAAIQGGVLAGDVKDVLLLDVTPLSLGIETLGGVCTKIIEKNTTIPVKKSQVFSTAVDNQPAVTINVLQGERAKAGDNVKLGEFNLDGIPAAPRGVPQIEVTFDIDSNGIVHVSAKDLGTGKENNVTISNSSNLSKEDIERMTKEAQAHEAEDKKFKELIETRNKADMLISTTEKSLKDYGDKVLDTEKKKIEEALEKLKSVKDSENKADIDSAIEALSTAAHKLAEEVYKEAGKNAQGAQGPQSGPGQQQASGGTSADKANDVDDAEIVD; encoded by the coding sequence ATGAGCAAAATTATAGGAATTGACTTGGGTACAACGAATTCATGCGTAGCGATTATGGAAGGAGGCAACGTCACCATTATCCCTAACGCCGAGGGAGCGCGGACGACGCCCTCCGTTGTGAATATCAAGGAAAACGGGGAGATCGTGGTCGGGGAGATCGCCAAACGACAGGCCATCACAAATCCCACCTCGACGGTGAGCTCCATCAAAACCCATATGGGCTCCGACTACAAAGTAAAAATCTACGGCAAAGACTACACGCCCCAGGAAATCTCGTCCATGACGCTGAAAAAGCTGAAGAAGGACGCCGAGGCCTATCTGGGCGAAGAAGTCAAAGAAGCGGTAATTACGGTACCCGCGTACTTTACAGATTCCCAGCGGCAAGCCACCAAAGACGCCGGGACCATCGCGGGCCTTGACGTAAAGCGGATCATCAACGAACCCACGGCGGCGGCCCTGGCCTACGGACTCGAAAAGAAAAAGGACGAGAAAGTTCTCGTCTTCGACTTGGGCGGCGGCACATTCGACGTATCGGTGCTGGAAATCTCCGCGGGCCTCATCGAGGTCATCTCCACGGCGGGCAACAACCACCTCGGCGGAGACGATTTCGACAACGAAGTCATCAAATGGATGGTGGCCGAATTCAAAAAAGACTACGGCATTGACCTGTCCAACGACAAAATGGCTTATCAGCGGCTGAAAGACGCGTCCGAAAAGGCGAAAAAAGAGCTTTCGTCCATGCTGGAAACGACCATTTCCCTGCCGTTTATCACCATGGACGCCAACGGGCCCAAGCATCTGGAAATGAAGCTGACCCGGGCAAAATTTGACGATCTGACAAAGCATTTGGTCGAAGCGACCCACGAACCCACAAAGACGGCCCTCAAGGACGCCGGACTTTCGCCGAACCAGATCGACGAAGTCCTGCTGGTGGGCGGCTCCACTCGGATGCCCTCCGTGCAGGAATGGGTGGAATCCTTCTTCGGAAAAGTTCCCAACAAGAGCATCAACCCCGATGAGGTCGTAGCGGCGGGCGCGGCCATCCAGGGCGGCGTACTGGCCGGAGACGTCAAAGACGTGCTGCTCCTTGACGTAACGCCCCTTTCGCTGGGGATCGAGACTCTGGGCGGCGTCTGCACAAAGATCATCGAGAAAAACACGACAATTCCCGTTAAGAAATCCCAGGTATTTTCGACGGCCGTGGACAATCAGCCCGCGGTTACGATTAACGTCCTGCAGGGCGAACGGGCCAAAGCAGGCGACAACGTAAAACTTGGCGAATTCAACCTTGACGGCATTCCCGCGGCCCCCAGAGGCGTACCGCAGATCGAGGTCACCTTCGACATTGACTCCAACGGCATTGTGCATGTTTCAGCCAAAGACCTCGGTACAGGGAAGGAAAACAACGTCACGATCTCCAATTCTTCCAATCTTTCCAAGGAAGATATCGAGCGCATGACGAAGGAAGCTCAGGCCCACGAGGCGGAGGACAAAAAATTCAAGGAACTTATCGAGACGAGAAACAAGGCCGACATGCTGATCAGCACGACGGAAAAATCCCTGAAGGATTACGGCGACAAAGTATTGGATACCGAAAAGAAGAAAATCGAAGAGGCCCTGGAAAAACTGAAGTCCGTCAAGGACAGCGAGAACAAAGCGGACATTGACAGCGCCATCGAGGCGCTCTCCACAGCCGCCCACAAGCTGGCCGAGGAAGTATACAAAGAGGCCGGGAAAAACGCCCAGGGCGCCCAGGGTCCCCAGAGCGGACCCGGTCAGCAGCAGGCTTCCGGCGGGACGAGCGCCGACAAGGCCAACGACGTCGACGACGCGGAAATCGTAGATTAA
- the grpE gene encoding nucleotide exchange factor GrpE, with amino-acid sequence MLEREIREKQEALERAEKEAAGDKAADLPPEPTPEEIEGRLKAEVEEWKGAYLRKQAEFQNFTKRKEKELDELRKFASEKIITKLLDGVDNLHRAMEASESAKDFEGLLKGVDMILTNLNGIMQSEGVEPIETVGKPYDPVYHHAVMVEDNPDFPDDAVIQELQKGYTMKGKVIRPAMVKVCKKG; translated from the coding sequence ATCCTTGAGCGGGAGATCCGGGAAAAGCAGGAAGCGCTGGAGCGGGCGGAAAAAGAAGCCGCCGGAGACAAGGCGGCCGATCTGCCGCCGGAGCCCACGCCCGAAGAGATTGAGGGGCGTCTCAAGGCGGAAGTGGAAGAATGGAAAGGCGCGTATTTAAGAAAACAGGCGGAATTCCAGAACTTCACGAAACGCAAGGAAAAAGAATTGGATGAGCTGCGGAAATTCGCCTCGGAAAAGATCATCACGAAACTCCTTGACGGCGTTGACAACCTCCACAGGGCTATGGAAGCCTCGGAGAGCGCCAAAGACTTTGAGGGACTGCTAAAGGGCGTCGACATGATCCTCACGAATCTCAACGGCATCATGCAGTCCGAAGGGGTCGAGCCCATCGAAACTGTCGGCAAACCCTACGATCCCGTCTATCACCACGCCGTAATGGTCGAGGACAACCCCGATTTCCCCGACGACGCCGTTATCCAGGAACTGCAGAAGGGCTATACGATGAAGGGGAAGGTCATCCGCCCCGCCATGGTAAAGGTGTGTAAGAAGGGGTAG
- the hrcA gene encoding heat-inducible transcriptional repressor HrcA — MSITDREKLVLNAIINYYLTYGDTIGSRTLVKKYGIDLSSATIRNVMADLEDLGYIEKTHTSSGRIPTDKGYKYYLSELLKIEKITQEEKANIELAYEQRIGELDIVLKKTSTLLSKLTNFAGIVVEPSAYVDRVRRVELIHVDAHTVAAVIIRDSRNIRTKTITLANPIDREELAVIGEKLAGELGKGNLSATEVERFILASHYESIIDEDGGASRGGDMEDAEGKFFVHNVPGIFKDKNVSEVSDVIEFFNHRGDVTQIFEEAVRNRKTENGGVDVIFGEELGIKGLEDFSFVYSVYRIGNAQGILGVIGPKRMPYSKTMGLIKHVTKEVNKVITDMEKSIESVEGAIE; from the coding sequence ATGTCAATTACCGATAGGGAAAAACTGGTCTTAAACGCGATCATCAACTACTATCTGACGTACGGGGACACGATCGGCTCGCGCACCCTGGTCAAAAAATACGGGATAGACCTGTCTTCCGCCACGATCCGTAACGTGATGGCGGACCTCGAGGATCTGGGCTACATTGAGAAGACCCATACTTCTTCGGGCAGGATCCCCACGGACAAGGGCTACAAATATTATTTGAGCGAGCTTTTGAAGATCGAAAAGATCACCCAGGAGGAAAAAGCCAACATCGAACTGGCCTATGAGCAGCGGATCGGCGAGCTGGATATTGTTTTGAAAAAAACGTCGACGCTCCTTTCCAAGCTCACAAATTTCGCGGGGATCGTAGTGGAACCCAGCGCTTATGTGGACAGGGTCCGGCGGGTGGAATTGATCCATGTCGACGCCCACACGGTGGCGGCCGTCATCATCCGGGACAGCAGGAATATCCGGACGAAGACGATCACGCTGGCCAATCCCATTGACCGCGAGGAACTGGCCGTCATCGGCGAAAAGCTGGCGGGAGAGCTCGGCAAGGGCAATCTGTCCGCAACGGAAGTCGAACGCTTCATTCTCGCGAGCCACTATGAGAGCATCATCGACGAGGACGGCGGCGCAAGCCGGGGCGGAGATATGGAAGACGCCGAGGGCAAATTCTTCGTGCACAACGTCCCGGGGATCTTCAAGGACAAAAATGTCAGCGAGGTTTCCGACGTCATTGAATTTTTCAATCACCGCGGCGACGTGACCCAGATCTTTGAGGAGGCCGTCCGCAACCGTAAAACCGAAAACGGCGGTGTGGACGTGATTTTCGGCGAAGAGTTGGGCATCAAGGGCCTTGAGGATTTCAGCTTCGTCTATTCCGTATACCGGATCGGCAACGCCCAGGGAATACTGGGGGTGATCGGGCCCAAGCGAATGCCCTATTCCAAGACCATGGGCCTCATCAAGCACGTGACGAAGGAAGTCAACAAAGTCATTACGGATATGGAAAAAAGTATTGAGAGCGTCGAGGGCGCCATCGAATGA
- the galU gene encoding UTP--glucose-1-phosphate uridylyltransferase GalU yields the protein MKVKKAVIPAAGLGTRVLPATKAQPKEMLVIVDKPSLQYIVEELVDSGIEDIIIITGRNKKSIEDHFDYSYEIEETLKRENKLELLEKITYLSSMANIFYVRQNHPLGLGHAVLKAKPFIGDEPFVVALGDDIIRNPGEPVAKQLIGVYEKYGCSVVGCQEVEEENVSKYGIVKPVTPLDARTYRICDFVEKPATTDAPSRLACLGRYLLTGKIFDYLEKGRIGAGGEIQLTDAIVDMLRDGEEVVSYNFQGKRYDIGNKIGLLKANIEFGLFNPETGEELKAYLNGELKTFLEKIQ from the coding sequence ATGAAAGTCAAAAAAGCCGTAATACCCGCGGCGGGTCTGGGAACGAGAGTCCTGCCCGCCACAAAGGCCCAGCCCAAGGAAATGCTGGTGATTGTGGACAAGCCTTCGTTGCAGTATATCGTGGAGGAGCTCGTGGACTCCGGCATCGAGGACATTATCATTATCACGGGACGAAACAAGAAATCCATCGAGGACCATTTCGACTATTCCTACGAGATCGAGGAGACGTTGAAGCGGGAAAACAAGCTGGAGCTTCTTGAAAAGATCACTTATCTTTCGAGTATGGCCAATATTTTTTACGTGCGGCAGAACCATCCGCTGGGGCTCGGCCACGCGGTATTGAAGGCAAAGCCCTTTATCGGCGACGAACCCTTTGTCGTGGCCCTCGGGGACGATATCATCCGGAATCCCGGCGAGCCCGTGGCAAAGCAGCTGATCGGCGTCTATGAAAAATACGGCTGCTCCGTCGTCGGCTGCCAGGAGGTTGAAGAGGAGAATGTGTCAAAGTACGGCATCGTAAAACCCGTGACGCCGCTGGACGCCCGGACGTACAGGATTTGTGATTTTGTGGAAAAACCGGCGACAACGGACGCGCCCTCACGCCTCGCCTGCCTCGGCAGGTACCTGCTGACGGGCAAAATCTTCGATTATCTCGAAAAGGGCAGGATCGGGGCCGGTGGCGAAATCCAACTGACCGACGCCATCGTGGATATGCTCCGGGATGGCGAAGAGGTGGTATCTTACAACTTCCAGGGAAAACGATATGACATCGGGAACAAAATCGGATTGCTGAAGGCAAACATCGAATTCGGGCTGTTTAACCCCGAAACCGGCGAAGAGCTGAAGGCTTATCTCAATGGCGAACTGAAAACATTTTTGGAAAAAATACAATAA
- a CDS encoding metal-sensing transcriptional repressor has product MDKDKKKQSDEFFCVTDSAQKQKLLLRLKRIEGQIRGVIHMIEEDRHCDDVLNQIASVKAALNGVSKVILETHISNHLLAEIKNGGKEDKILSDFLYTLNKLL; this is encoded by the coding sequence ATGGATAAAGACAAAAAAAAGCAATCCGACGAATTTTTTTGCGTCACGGACAGCGCGCAAAAACAAAAACTCCTCCTTCGCTTGAAAAGAATTGAAGGGCAAATCCGTGGCGTCATCCATATGATCGAAGAAGACCGGCACTGCGACGACGTCCTGAATCAGATTGCCTCGGTGAAGGCGGCCCTCAACGGCGTCAGCAAGGTAATCCTGGAGACGCACATTTCAAACCATCTGCTGGCCGAAATCAAAAACGGCGGCAAGGAAGATAAAATTCTGAGCGATTTTTTATACACATTGAACAAATTGCTCTGA
- a CDS encoding response regulator transcription factor — protein sequence MKKILVIDDEWKIRKLIKDYLTREEYSVDEGEDGEKGLELFFKKKYDLVILDIMMPKIDGWSVCRKIREESQAPIIMLSARSDESDQLFGFELQTDDYIVKPFNPKLLVAKVKALLRRDGKTDNNVNLDVGDIKLDSSKREVRLRDKILELTPKEYDLLYFFIENNGIALSREKILNSVWGWDYYGDLRTVDTHIKRLRRKIGEEYVQTVRGFGYKFEVKSND from the coding sequence ATGAAGAAGATTTTAGTAATCGATGACGAATGGAAAATCAGAAAACTGATCAAAGACTATCTCACGCGGGAAGAGTACAGTGTCGATGAAGGGGAAGACGGGGAAAAGGGACTGGAATTATTTTTCAAGAAGAAGTATGATCTGGTGATTTTGGACATCATGATGCCCAAAATAGACGGCTGGAGCGTCTGCCGGAAAATCCGGGAGGAATCCCAGGCGCCGATCATCATGCTGTCGGCCAGATCCGACGAGAGCGATCAGCTCTTCGGCTTTGAGTTGCAGACCGACGACTACATCGTCAAGCCTTTCAACCCCAAGCTCCTGGTGGCCAAGGTCAAGGCCCTGCTGCGGCGGGACGGGAAGACGGACAACAACGTCAACCTCGACGTGGGCGACATCAAGCTCGACAGTTCCAAACGGGAAGTGCGGCTGCGGGACAAGATTCTGGAACTCACGCCCAAAGAATACGACCTGTTGTATTTCTTTATTGAAAACAACGGCATCGCCCTTTCCCGGGAAAAGATCCTCAACTCCGTCTGGGGCTGGGATTACTACGGAGATCTGCGGACTGTGGACACGCACATCAAACGACTCCGCCGCAAGATCGGCGAGGAATATGTGCAGACGGTCCGGGGATTCGGCTACAAATTTGAAGTCAAGAGCAACGACTGA